The Sphingomonas sanxanigenens DSM 19645 = NX02 genome includes a region encoding these proteins:
- a CDS encoding TspO/MBR family protein, whose translation MSRAWLFPLAVALLAATVVALLGATITEIGPWYRGLIQPRWAPADAAYGIAWTAIFGLTAVAGVTGWLATPSWREREWLVGLFALNGFLNVLWSLLFFRIHRPDWALFEVVALWLSVAALIVVIWRHSMIGAVLLIPYLLWVTFAGYLNMTIVNLNGPFS comes from the coding sequence ATGAGCCGCGCCTGGCTGTTTCCGCTCGCCGTCGCGCTGTTGGCAGCCACGGTCGTAGCCCTGCTGGGGGCAACCATCACCGAGATCGGCCCATGGTATCGGGGACTGATCCAGCCACGGTGGGCGCCGGCCGATGCCGCCTATGGCATTGCATGGACGGCGATATTCGGCTTGACCGCGGTCGCCGGAGTGACCGGCTGGCTGGCAACGCCGTCCTGGCGGGAACGCGAATGGCTGGTCGGCCTGTTCGCGCTGAATGGGTTCCTCAATGTGCTGTGGAGCCTGTTGTTCTTCCGGATTCACAGGCCTGACTGGGCGCTCTTCGAAGTCGTCGCGCTGTGGCTGTCCGTTGCGGCATTGATCGTCGTCATCTGGCGGCATTCGATGATCGGCGCGGTCCTGCTGATTCCTTATCTGCTGTGGGTGACGTTCGCCGGATATCTCAACATGACGATCGTCAATCTTAACGGACCATTCTCCTGA
- a CDS encoding BLUF domain-containing protein, translating to MQAHVERSDAGAANWVASITYRSQASRALSVPELQSLVGAARGRNRSIGITGMLLCDGNRYLQTIEGPPDALDRVWESIRHDPRHGSIEILSEHMVPARLFSGLDMQLCCRDGRRARSPAGSSGPALLVDHIPAAAGFALAGDDSRLNALIGDLVNDGWVGDALVRYLLEPTARMLGDAWLADECSEIDLTIGLSMLQLAGHAVQSRGSADKIRKSRYSVLLATAPGEPHLLGPSLLGDMFNNAGWTVDIAFPGSDEALARQLRSQRPDAVDIALSDALPRHHALARLRETVTKCRGAPDELVVVSVGGRLFAEAAATALTVGADHARTSAAGTSVRLAQLIEQRRMGS from the coding sequence ATGCAGGCACACGTGGAACGCAGTGACGCCGGGGCGGCCAACTGGGTTGCAAGTATTACATATCGAAGTCAGGCCTCCAGAGCGTTGTCGGTACCTGAACTGCAGTCGCTCGTCGGCGCCGCCAGGGGGCGAAATCGCAGCATCGGTATCACCGGCATGTTGCTGTGCGACGGCAATCGATACCTGCAGACGATCGAAGGACCGCCCGACGCCCTGGATCGGGTATGGGAATCGATCCGGCACGACCCCCGACATGGCAGCATCGAAATTTTAAGCGAGCATATGGTTCCTGCGCGCCTGTTCTCGGGCCTGGACATGCAGCTCTGTTGTCGGGACGGCCGAAGAGCGCGTTCGCCCGCGGGGTCCTCCGGGCCGGCGCTCCTGGTCGACCACATCCCGGCCGCAGCGGGCTTCGCGCTCGCTGGCGATGACAGCCGGCTGAACGCGCTGATCGGCGACCTTGTCAACGATGGGTGGGTTGGCGATGCGTTGGTAAGGTATTTGCTGGAGCCTACGGCGCGCATGCTCGGGGATGCCTGGCTCGCCGACGAATGCAGTGAGATCGATCTGACGATCGGCTTGAGCATGCTGCAACTGGCCGGTCACGCCGTACAGTCCCGCGGCTCGGCAGACAAAATCCGGAAGAGCCGCTACAGCGTCCTCCTCGCGACCGCACCGGGCGAGCCGCACCTGCTTGGCCCGAGCCTCCTCGGTGACATGTTCAACAATGCCGGGTGGACCGTCGATATCGCTTTCCCCGGCAGCGACGAGGCGCTTGCGCGGCAATTGCGTTCGCAGCGGCCCGACGCGGTGGATATTGCATTGTCCGATGCATTGCCGCGCCACCATGCCTTGGCCCGGCTTCGCGAAACCGTGACGAAATGCCGCGGCGCCCCGGACGAACTCGTGGTGGTATCGGTCGGAGGGCGTCTGTTCGCCGAAGCGGCGGCAACCGCCTTGACGGTCGGCGCGGATCACGCGCGGACCAGCGCCGCCGGTACGAGCGTGCGCCTGGCACAGCTGATCGAACAGCGAAGAATGGGAAGCTGA
- a CDS encoding geranylgeranyl diphosphate reductase, whose amino-acid sequence MSTAYDCVVVGGGPAGSTAATDLAQGGHRVLLLDRAGRIKPCGGAIPPRLIEDFAIPDHLIVGRAVSARMIAPSDNAVDMPVGQGKQAGFVGMVDRGSFDEWLRERARSADAERRTGSFERIDRDERGGAVVVYTDPDDGSEHRVATRCVIGADGARSRVARATIAGAERMPCVFAYHEIIRSPVIADAAFDRGRCDVFYQAALSPDFYAWIFPHGETASVGVGSALKGFGLRDAVRRLRAREGLTKCETIRSEGAPIPLRPLRRWDNGRDVLVTGDAAGVVAPASGEGIYYAMVAGREAARAVGEFLICGNPRVLGQARRRFMRAHGRVFWILGVMQHFWYRNDRRRERFVAMCEDRDVQNLIWPAYMNKRLIYAKPLAYLRIFAKDMRHLMQTAGGAQ is encoded by the coding sequence ATGAGCACGGCCTACGACTGCGTCGTGGTCGGCGGCGGGCCGGCCGGTTCCACCGCGGCGACCGATCTGGCGCAAGGCGGCCACCGCGTGCTGTTGCTCGACCGCGCGGGGCGGATCAAACCCTGTGGTGGGGCAATACCGCCGCGACTCATCGAAGACTTTGCGATCCCGGACCATCTGATCGTAGGTCGGGCGGTCTCCGCGCGCATGATCGCGCCATCGGACAATGCGGTGGATATGCCGGTGGGGCAGGGCAAGCAGGCGGGCTTCGTCGGCATGGTCGACAGAGGCAGCTTCGACGAATGGCTGCGCGAACGGGCGCGGAGCGCGGATGCCGAGCGCCGGACCGGATCGTTCGAGCGGATCGACCGTGACGAGCGTGGCGGTGCGGTGGTCGTCTATACGGATCCTGACGACGGCAGCGAGCACCGGGTTGCGACTCGATGCGTGATCGGCGCTGATGGCGCGCGTTCGCGGGTCGCGCGGGCGACGATAGCGGGTGCCGAGCGCATGCCCTGCGTCTTCGCCTATCATGAGATCATCCGGTCGCCCGTCATCGCAGACGCCGCATTCGACCGCGGGCGATGCGACGTCTTCTATCAGGCGGCGTTGTCGCCGGACTTCTATGCCTGGATCTTTCCGCACGGCGAAACCGCAAGTGTCGGCGTGGGCAGTGCGTTGAAAGGGTTCGGCCTGCGCGACGCGGTGCGCCGGCTGCGCGCCCGCGAAGGGCTGACGAAGTGCGAGACGATTCGGAGCGAGGGCGCGCCCATCCCGCTGCGTCCGTTGCGCAGGTGGGACAATGGCCGCGACGTTCTCGTCACCGGCGACGCAGCGGGTGTGGTGGCCCCTGCTTCGGGCGAAGGCATTTATTATGCCATGGTGGCGGGCCGTGAGGCTGCGCGCGCCGTGGGCGAGTTTCTGATCTGCGGCAATCCTCGGGTTCTCGGTCAGGCCCGTCGCCGGTTCATGCGCGCGCACGGCCGTGTGTTCTGGATATTGGGGGTCATGCAGCATTTCTGGTATCGCAATGATCGGCGGCGCGAGCGGTTCGTCGCTATGTGCGAGGATAGGGACGTGCAGAATCTGATCTGGCCAGCCTATATGAACAAGCGGCTCATTTATGCGAAACCGCTGGCTTATCTGCGCATCTTTGCGAAGGATATGCGCCATTTGATGCAGACCGCGGGCGGCGCGCAATGA
- a CDS encoding cation:proton antiporter produces the protein MPAFNWPPDPYILALTGIGMLIALVTWLPLALKRLPLSLPIVCVALGAALFALPQIKLSPLPQAYPVLTERFAEFVVIIALMGAGLKLDRIFSIRRWAVAWRLLVITMPLGIAAITAIGVWVVGLPWPAALLLGAALAPTDPVLAADVQVGPPRSGEEDEVRFGLTAEAGLNDGFAFPFVNLALALAVATTTGEPWATQWITHAVFWEVGAGIAGGWLVGRMFGWLTFHIPAESKLAQTGDGLIAIAATLVSYGLTEIIQCYGFLAVFVTAVTLRASHRAHDFHHDMHAITEQVERIAMMVLLLLLGGALVAGLLAPIGWVELAAAIAILIIVRPVTGLIGLLGFPADRRERMMLAFFGIRGVGSIYYLAYGLNHFPFVGGDRLWAIVGLVVLLSILLHGLTVTPLMRTLDRTHGRDPDAPIPPPGLQGPGGAEASHDV, from the coding sequence ATGCCTGCATTCAATTGGCCGCCGGATCCCTATATTCTCGCCCTGACCGGCATCGGCATGCTGATCGCGTTGGTGACGTGGCTGCCGCTCGCGCTGAAACGCCTGCCGCTGTCCCTGCCGATCGTCTGCGTCGCCCTTGGTGCAGCTCTGTTCGCACTGCCGCAGATCAAGCTCAGCCCGCTGCCGCAGGCCTATCCCGTCCTCACCGAGCGTTTCGCCGAATTCGTCGTCATCATCGCGCTGATGGGTGCCGGACTGAAGCTCGATCGCATTTTCAGCATCCGGCGCTGGGCCGTTGCCTGGCGGTTGCTCGTGATCACGATGCCGCTGGGCATCGCAGCGATCACCGCCATCGGCGTGTGGGTGGTGGGCCTGCCGTGGCCCGCGGCACTGCTCCTCGGCGCTGCGCTTGCACCGACCGACCCCGTCCTCGCTGCAGACGTCCAGGTGGGGCCGCCCCGCAGCGGCGAGGAGGATGAGGTCCGCTTCGGCCTCACCGCGGAAGCCGGGCTCAACGACGGCTTCGCCTTCCCGTTCGTGAACCTCGCGCTCGCACTCGCCGTGGCGACGACGACCGGCGAGCCCTGGGCCACGCAGTGGATCACCCATGCGGTGTTTTGGGAGGTCGGTGCCGGTATTGCCGGCGGCTGGCTGGTCGGCCGGATGTTCGGTTGGCTGACCTTTCATATCCCCGCCGAAAGCAAGCTGGCGCAGACCGGCGATGGGCTGATCGCGATCGCGGCGACACTCGTATCCTACGGGCTTACCGAGATTATCCAATGCTATGGCTTCCTTGCCGTGTTCGTGACCGCGGTGACGCTGCGCGCCTCGCACCGTGCGCATGACTTCCACCACGACATGCATGCGATCACCGAGCAGGTCGAACGGATCGCGATGATGGTGCTGCTCCTGCTGTTGGGCGGCGCGCTCGTGGCAGGTCTGCTCGCGCCGATCGGCTGGGTGGAGCTCGCCGCGGCCATTGCAATCCTGATCATCGTCCGTCCTGTGACCGGCCTGATCGGTCTGCTCGGTTTTCCGGCAGACCGGCGTGAGCGGATGATGCTCGCTTTCTTCGGCATTCGCGGTGTCGGTTCGATCTATTATCTTGCCTATGGACTCAACCACTTCCCTTTTGTGGGCGGCGATCGTCTCTGGGCAATCGTCGGTCTGGTGGTACTTCTCTCGATCCTGCTCCACGGCCTGACGGTGACGCCGCTGATGCGCACATTGGATCGTACCCACGGCCGCGATCCCGATGCGCCGATCCCGCCGCCAGGGCTGCAGGGACCGGGCGGCGCGGAAGCATCTCATGATGTTTAG
- a CDS encoding c-type cytochrome: MSNVRIGGPILLVAVSALALSACSKSNESADTTDEAAPTATASVDNASAPAAGAAPAAGGAAAAAPAADNTDTISGVKFASYTGDAAKGKTAFLTCQTCHSPDAGVNKIGPSLHSIVGRAAGTIAGFNYTPANKNSGITWTPEKLFQYLEAPQRVVPGTKMAFAGFPDPQKRADVIAYLETLK; the protein is encoded by the coding sequence ATGTCGAATGTGCGCATCGGCGGACCGATTTTGTTGGTGGCAGTGTCAGCGCTCGCGCTGTCGGCCTGCTCCAAATCCAACGAATCGGCGGATACGACGGATGAGGCCGCGCCGACGGCCACGGCAAGCGTAGATAATGCAAGCGCGCCGGCTGCAGGCGCGGCACCCGCAGCGGGTGGCGCGGCAGCAGCCGCACCGGCGGCCGACAACACCGACACGATCAGTGGAGTCAAGTTTGCGAGCTACACGGGCGATGCAGCGAAGGGCAAGACCGCGTTCTTGACATGCCAGACCTGCCATTCGCCCGATGCAGGCGTGAACAAGATCGGGCCATCGCTGCACAGCATCGTAGGCCGAGCGGCGGGAACCATCGCCGGGTTCAACTACACGCCTGCCAACAAGAACAGCGGCATCACATGGACGCCGGAAAAGCTTTTCCAATATCTCGAGGCTCCGCAGCGGGTCGTTCCGGGCACCAAGATGGCGTTCGCCGGCTTTCCCGATCCTCAAAAGCGCGCCGATGTGATCGCTTATCTGGAAACGCTGAAATGA
- a CDS encoding O-methyltransferase, with translation MTTLTTAPVAPLLDRLFAEAEALQPMANPAFAAISPEERQRLMRSRADYRNFYARLKDYALPVSRDTGKLLYMLARASGARAMIEFGTSFGLSTLHLAAALRDNGGGRLIASEFEPSKVARAADNLTLGGLADLVEIREGDALETLASDLPVSIDLLLLDGAKSLYLDILQIVENHLRPGAVIIADNADHSPEYLEYVRAPRNGYLSMPFADEVELTVRTV, from the coding sequence ATGACCACCCTTACCACCGCACCTGTCGCGCCGCTGCTCGATCGCCTGTTCGCCGAGGCCGAGGCGCTACAGCCCATGGCCAACCCGGCCTTCGCGGCAATCTCCCCGGAAGAGCGCCAGCGGCTGATGCGCAGCAGGGCCGACTACCGCAACTTCTATGCCCGGCTGAAGGACTATGCGCTGCCGGTTTCGCGCGATACCGGCAAGCTCCTCTACATGCTGGCGCGCGCCAGCGGCGCGCGCGCGATGATCGAGTTCGGCACCTCGTTCGGCTTGTCGACGCTGCATCTCGCGGCGGCGCTGCGCGACAATGGCGGCGGCCGGCTGATCGCCAGCGAGTTCGAACCCTCGAAGGTCGCGCGCGCCGCGGATAATCTGACCCTTGGCGGTCTCGCCGATCTTGTCGAGATCCGGGAAGGCGACGCGCTGGAGACGCTGGCATCGGACCTGCCGGTTTCGATCGATCTCCTGCTGCTTGATGGCGCCAAATCGCTCTACCTCGACATCCTGCAGATCGTGGAAAATCACCTGCGGCCAGGGGCCGTCATCATTGCCGACAACGCCGATCATTCGCCTGAATATCTTGAATATGTCCGCGCGCCCCGAAACGGATATCTGTCGATGCCGTTCGCCGATGAGGTTGAGTTGACCGTTCGTACGGTCTGA
- a CDS encoding TetR family transcriptional regulator encodes MPRNVGISSRRLPRQARSNDLVAAVLEAAVQVLEAEGAQRFTTARVAERAGVSVGSLYQYFPNKTAILFRLQSDEWQRTSALLRDILEDRSRTPGVRLRALVHAFINSECEEAGIRIALADAAPFYRDAPEATAAHAESAQIVRDFLDESAPQASPAQRELAGTLMKTTLSAVGSSFSTLPRSRDEIDGYADALADMLCSYLEQLAGPGREAHRPASV; translated from the coding sequence ATGCCGCGAAACGTTGGAATTTCCTCGCGAAGGCTGCCGCGCCAGGCGCGCTCCAACGACCTCGTCGCGGCCGTGCTCGAAGCAGCTGTTCAGGTTTTGGAAGCCGAGGGCGCGCAACGTTTCACCACTGCCCGGGTGGCCGAGCGCGCCGGCGTGAGCGTCGGTTCGCTCTACCAATATTTTCCCAACAAGACCGCGATTCTCTTCAGGCTGCAAAGCGACGAGTGGCAGCGGACGTCGGCGCTGTTGCGTGATATTCTCGAAGATCGTTCGCGGACGCCGGGCGTGCGTCTGCGCGCGCTTGTCCATGCCTTCATCAACTCCGAGTGCGAAGAGGCCGGAATCCGGATTGCACTGGCCGATGCGGCTCCGTTCTACCGGGATGCACCCGAGGCCACTGCGGCGCATGCGGAAAGCGCGCAGATCGTCCGCGACTTTCTCGACGAAAGCGCGCCGCAAGCCAGCCCGGCACAACGCGAGCTGGCTGGGACCCTCATGAAGACGACGTTGAGCGCTGTCGGCAGCAGCTTCTCGACGCTACCGCGATCCCGGGACGAGATCGACGGTTATGCTGATGCGCTCGCTGATATGCTCTGCTCCTATCTCGAACAGCTGGCAGGCCCTGGTCGGGAGGCGCATCGCCCCGCATCCGTCTGA